TTCACGAAATGCCCCTTGTCCTCCCCCTTTTTTTAATATTAAATCAGCTTGTTTTTGAATATACTCAGGAGCATCACCTACAGCAACGGACAAACCGCAAACCTCAAAAGCAGGTAAATCTAAGGTATCATCACCAATATAAGCGGTTTCTTCAGGAGTGACACCCGCCTCTTCAATCAATGTTAAACAAGCAGTACGTTTTTCCATTTTACCCAATAAAAAATAAGGAATTTTTAATACCTCAATGCGTTTACGTAATAAAGGTGAATCCCCACCAGAAAGAATCGCAACTTTTACTCCTGTAGCTAAAAGCATCTTTATCCCTAAGCCATCTTTTACGTGAAATTTTTTTAATTCTTCACCTTTCTCGTTGTAATACAGACCGCCATCAGTTAAAACACCATCAACATCACTAATTACTAATTTGATTTTTGTTAACTGCTTCATATATTCCTCATTTTTTCATTGATTTAAATTAAACTACATCTTAATATTACTGGATTATAACTTAGTTTTGAGGAATAAGAATGTCTATTGAACAAAATTTAAAATATATTCATCAACAAATTTGCAAATTTTCACAACAATGTGACCGCTTACCTAATACAATAACACTTCTTGCAGTCACAAAAACAAAACCTGTCTCAGATATTGAACAAGCTATCGCCTGTGGACAACGAGCTTTTGGTGAAAATTATGTACAAGAAGGTGTAGAAAAAATTACTTATTTTAAAGATCATAAAGAGCTAGAATGGCACTTTATCGGAACTTTACAATCTAAAAAAACTCGCCTCGTTGCAGAACATTTTGACTGGGTACAGACCCTCGATCGTTTAAAAGTGGCGACTCGACTCAATGAACAGCGCCCTACAGATATGCCTCCACTTAATGTACTTATTCAAATCAATATTAGTGATGAAGAATCGAAATCAGGTATTAATCCAAGTGAGATGCAAAGCTTCGCTAACGAAATCATTCAGTTACCTCATTTAAAATTAAGAGGCTTAATGGCAATCCCTAAACCAGAAACAGAGCCTGAACAACAAAAAATTGCATTAAATAAAATGCAAATATTATTTCAAGAGCTCAAACAGCTTGTGCCAGATGTTGACACTCTTTCAATGGGAATGAGCGATGATATGCAAAGTGCAATTGAATGTGGTTCCACAATGGTTCGTATTGGCAGTGCAATTTTTGGAGCAAGAAACTAACACTAATGCTATAATCTGACAAAATTAACTAAGATAGGTATTCTTTTGGCTAAAATACGTAAATTAACCAAAAATCAGAAGCGTCGCATTCAATCTAATCATTATAATAAAATTAATAAAAAAAATATTGAATGGCAAGATGATATGTTAGGTCACTTTGACAATGGACTGGTAATTGCAAGACACGCCAAACACGCAGATGTAGAAACTGAAAACGGTGAAGTTTTTCGTTGCAATATACGTAGAACGCTAAAATCTGTGGTAGTCGGTGATAAAGTATCTTGGCGAAAAGGTAGTGAACAATTGCAAGGCATTAGCGGTGTGATCGAGGCAATTTATCCTCGTAAAAATGAACTTTCTCGCCCCGATTATTATGACGGAATCAAAGTAATGGCATCAAATATTGATCAAATTATTATTGTATCTGCCGTATTGCCTGAATTGTCATTAAATATTATTGATCGCTATTTGGTGATTTGTGAAAATGCAAAAATTCCAGCCTTAATTGTGTTAAATAAAATTGATTTATTAAATGATGATGAGCGACAAGAAGTTGAAAAACAACTCGATATCTATCGTAACATTGGTTATCAAAGCCTTTGTTTATCTGCTCAAACAGGAGAGGGAATGGAAAAATTAGACCGCTATCTTTCACAAGGTACGTCTATTTTTGTAGGACAATCTGGTGTCGGAAAATCAAGCTTAATCAACCAAATACTTCCAGAGAGCAATATACTCACTAATAAAGTGAGTACTAACTCAGGGTTAGGGCAACACACGACTACCGCTTCCTATTTATATCAATTACCACAAGGTGGTAAACTAATTGACTCTCCAGGTATTCGTGAGTTTGGCTTATGGCATTTAGAGGTGGAGCAAATCACTCAAGGTTATATAGAATTTCAATCTATTTTAGGTTTATGCAAATTCCGTGATTGTAAACACAACACCGATCCAAACTGTGCAATTAGAGAAGCTGTAGAAGAAGGCAAAATTAACCGAACTCGCTTTGAAAATTATCATCGTTTAATTGAAAGTAGTAAAGAAGTGAAAGGACAACGCTATTTTAAAAACAATTAATTTTTATTTAAAAAAAGAGGATTACTTTACAAAAAAAGTGTTGTACAATTGCACAAAATTTTTAATCGTATATGCTCAAGATATGGTTGAGCGTCTCTACAGTTAACCTTAAATTAACTACTACGAAAATAACTCTTATTACAAAAAGTACTGAATTTAATTCCGTACTCCTTGCGTTGTTTTCGTAAAACTATGGTATTTTGTGATGAGAATAAAGCACTTGTATAAATCACAAAATAATTTATCTGTATTATTCAGCCTAGATGCGTGCATCTAGGCTTTTTTTGTTTCTAACATTTTTAAAATGACTTTGAGGATAAGATGACAAATCTACGTTTTTTCATTGAAAAGCAGTCTGGTTTTGATATAGAGGCGAAGCAGTTATGTGCTAAATTTAAACAAGAATTACATATTCAAGGATTAGAATCCTTAAAGGTAATCAATGGTTATGATATTTTTGATCTAGAAGCAAGTGTCCAAGAGATTGCTAAAATTAAATATCGAATTTTATCAGAACTTGTTAGTGATAAAGTTATTGATGAATTAAAATTAACAAATAAAACGTACTTTGCTGTTGAATGCTTAGATGGGCAATTCGACCAACGAGCAGACTCTGCTTTACAATGTATTGAAATTATTTTATCAAAAAAACTTAATATTACCGTTAAATCTTTTAAAATTATTATTCTTGAAGGAAGTGTTAACCTCGCTGACCTCAGTAAAATTAAACAATTCTATATAAACCCTGTTGATAGCAAAGAGAAAGATTTATCTCTCTTTGCTAAAACACCCATTACTATTAATGATAGCGTAGTTATCTATGATAACTTCCTCAGTCTTAATCATAACCAACTCGATCAATTAAAAGATGAACTAAATCTTGCTATGGGCTACGAAGATTTACATTCTATTCATCAACATTATCAACAACTAGGTAGAAATCCTACTGAAACTGAAATTAAAGTTTTTGATACCTATTGGTCAGATCATTGTCGCCATACCACTTTTGAAACACAAATTAGACATATCAGCTTTCCTGATTCGCCTTTTGGACAACAAATACAGTCAGCATTCAATCATTATTTAGACATTAAATCAAAAGTAGCTGCAAATAAGTCTCAGTGTCTAATGGATATGGCAACAGTGATGGCAAAATATTTACATAAAACTGGATATTTAGATGATTTAGAAATTTCTGATGAAAACAATGCCTGTTCTGTCTATTTGGATGTGGAAACTAGCGATTTTTCAGGGGAAAAACACCTTGAAAAATGGTTGTTGATGTTCAAAAATGAAACTCACAATCACCCAACAGAAATTGAACCGTTTGGTGGTGCCTCTACTTGTTTAGGCGGTGCTATTCGAGATCCATTATCTGGGCGAGCTTATGTTTATCAGGCAATTCGCGTGACAGGTTCAGCTAATCCACTGGAAAAAATCGAAGATACTCTTGCTGGTAAATTAAGCCAACAAAAAATCACCACTGAAGCTGCTGAAGGTTATTTTTCCTATGGTAACCAAATTGGTATTGCTACCTCATTGGTATCAGAGTTGTATCACGAAGGTTATAAAGCTAAACGTATGGAAGTAGGTGCTGTGGTTGCTGCTGCTCCAATTAAAAATGTAATTAGAGCTAAACCACAACCCAATGATCACATTATTTTACTCGGTGGCAAAACAGGACGCGATGGCTGTGGTGGTGCATCAGGTTCATCCAAAGAACATAATGATAGCTCTTTACTACTTTGTGGAGCAGAAGTACAAAAAGGTAATGCTCTAGAAGAGCGTAAAATTCAACGTTTATTCAGAAATGCTAACGCAACTAAATTAATTAAAAAATGTAATGATTTTGGTGCAGGTGGGGTTTGTGTTGCGATTGGTGAACTTGCCGATGGTGTTAAAGTTAATCTTGATTTAATTCCTGTAAAATATGAAGGTTTAAGCGGTACTGAACTTGCTATTTCTGAATCACAAGAACGTATGGCCGTGATTGTGTCTGAAAAAGACAGCCAAACCTTTTTACAATATGCCCAAGAAGAAAATTTATTAGCAACAGTCGTTGGTAAAGTAACAGATGATAGTCGTTTATTACTAACGTGGAAAGGGACAAATATTGTCGATATTCAACGTGAGTTTTTAAACACTAATGGTGTGAGACAACAAATTGATATTACCATTACCGATATTGATAAACAACAACCCTTTAAGCGGGTGGTTTCAGGTGATAATTTACAAAAACAGTGGGAAGAAAATTTATGTGATTTAAACATCGCCTCACAAAAAGGTTTAAGCGAAATATTTGATTCTACTGTTGGAGCAGGAACAGTATTAATACCATTTGGTGGACGTTACCAAATGACCCCAATAGATGTTTCTGTTGCTAAATTGCCAGTGCTTAATAAAGAAACACAAACCGTTTCTGCCATTACTTGGGGGTGTAATCCTTATCTATTATCGTGGTCACCTTATCACGGTGCAATGTATGCCGTCATTGATTCTCTCGCTAAATTAGTTTCAGTAGGTATTGATTATAAGAAAGCTTGCTTATCGTTCCAAGAATACTTTCAAAAACTGGGGCAGGATAGTGTCGCTTGGTCAAAACCTTTTTTAGCACTACTGGGAGCAATCAAGGCTCAAAGTAATTTTCACGTTGCTGCTATTGGTGGTAAAGATTCGATGAGTGGCACATTTAACGATTTGCACGTACCACCGACTTTTATTTCTTTTGCAGTAAGTTCTGGTAATATTAATAACATTATTTCTCCTGAATTTAAGCAAGTTGGTTCATATATCTATCTACTGGATAATCCATTAGATAATGAGGGGCAATATGATGCCCATACCCTTAAAAATAATTTTGAGACAGTGCTGACAGGTATTGAAGAAGGCACTATATTATCAGCAATGACAGTAAAACACGGTGGTATTGCGGAAGCTTTGGCAAAAATGAGTTTCGGTAATCGTATCGGTGTTAGACTCAATAATAATGACACTGATTATTTTACTATTAAACCCGCCAGTATTGTTATTGAAAGTCAGCAAATAATCAATCAACCTAATGCGATTTTATTAGGGCGAAGTATTAATGAATTTTCTATTATTATTGATAACGAACATATTAA
This DNA window, taken from Pasteurella skyensis, encodes the following:
- a CDS encoding KdsC family phosphatase, with translation MKQLTKIKLVISDVDGVLTDGGLYYNEKGEELKKFHVKDGLGIKMLLATGVKVAILSGGDSPLLRKRIEVLKIPYFLLGKMEKRTACLTLIEEAGVTPEETAYIGDDTLDLPAFEVCGLSVAVGDAPEYIQKQADLILKKGGGQGAFRELSDMLLLSQGKEEVYSSAEGFMKVVDQMAQ
- a CDS encoding YggS family pyridoxal phosphate-dependent enzyme; amino-acid sequence: MSIEQNLKYIHQQICKFSQQCDRLPNTITLLAVTKTKPVSDIEQAIACGQRAFGENYVQEGVEKITYFKDHKELEWHFIGTLQSKKTRLVAEHFDWVQTLDRLKVATRLNEQRPTDMPPLNVLIQINISDEESKSGINPSEMQSFANEIIQLPHLKLRGLMAIPKPETEPEQQKIALNKMQILFQELKQLVPDVDTLSMGMSDDMQSAIECGSTMVRIGSAIFGARN
- the rsgA gene encoding small ribosomal subunit biogenesis GTPase RsgA, whose translation is MAKIRKLTKNQKRRIQSNHYNKINKKNIEWQDDMLGHFDNGLVIARHAKHADVETENGEVFRCNIRRTLKSVVVGDKVSWRKGSEQLQGISGVIEAIYPRKNELSRPDYYDGIKVMASNIDQIIIVSAVLPELSLNIIDRYLVICENAKIPALIVLNKIDLLNDDERQEVEKQLDIYRNIGYQSLCLSAQTGEGMEKLDRYLSQGTSIFVGQSGVGKSSLINQILPESNILTNKVSTNSGLGQHTTTASYLYQLPQGGKLIDSPGIREFGLWHLEVEQITQGYIEFQSILGLCKFRDCKHNTDPNCAIREAVEEGKINRTRFENYHRLIESSKEVKGQRYFKNN